Genomic window (Vigna unguiculata cultivar IT97K-499-35 chromosome 10, ASM411807v1, whole genome shotgun sequence):
aaataattgttactaattcaataaaaataaaaagataatttagtatagttataaatataaaaaaaaaaactacacataTACGAAGGTTtgtctattattttttcatattcttgaacttatcaaattattcaatcataactaaatttttcagctatttttttcaatataaataaccatattatctacaaatattcattttttattttactaatgtgcattcaaaagtcatcacaaacattttatttcattgtGATGCGATGATCAACGATATTGTCCTATTTTGATCTTCActtctcttttataaattttaaaaaatggatttattcttttgtttttcatcaatatacctatttaaaaaataagtttaagattaaaaaataatttatcataatctaataaaaaattaaaattatgataatcaagtccacttaaaaattgtctataaaaaatcacataatacattacttactcttctatattcataaaaaataatatacaaaatataatgagataaaaaattatgctaaatattaaacaagtatttcacgagagacaaatttttttctttaaagatgtaaaaatgagaataaaaataataaatttctgtttaaatcttttttttttctttgataacaaaagaaattaggTAAAGATGAAAGATGAGTACAATATATAAAATCCTCAAAagacaataagaaaaaaaatgaaaattatcttaataattttttgatttattatatttgattttatattcttctatttattaacattaaatattatactttataaaaaaaataaaaaaaacatttaatttaattttcattaatttttcaatataatattatctaatttaaaaagatacatttaatttaaataattttaaaatgtacataatttaaaaaatattaaacacatataatttaaaaattttgaaaaaaaattggaaaagttTTGGAGTCCGTGGTCCCACCTGCTCTTTAAGAGCTCCGCCCCTGGCTCCAAAGTTGATGTTGAATGTTGAGaaacagttaaaaaaaaattcaaattttatcttCACAGCTCGACAACAAAGCAAACATTGAGTCATGGAAAAAtactcaaaaaataaaaaacttaaattgatcaaaatttggAGAACATGAGCaccaaaataaaaagttgaGCATAGAGAAAACCTTCCTGAAACCTCCATGTAGAATATTAAACTAGAGGTTTAAGTCATAATAAAACCTTGGATAGGGAAAAAACTTCTATTGTTGAACACTAGAGGTTGGAATGAGcattgagttttatttttataaaaacatagTGTTGCTTTGTTTTAGGGAGCTATGTCTTAGATCTTCTCTTAGATAAATTTCCCTGTTTCCATTGTAAcattgtaaatttttatttattttttaaataagaactTACAAAAGTTTAggtcaaaatatacaaaatactTTATCACATACTTAATCATAAGCAATGAAAGAAAATttagtaaatttaaatattatttataatttgaggttatgatttaataatatttttttatccctgataacaaattcaaataaaaagtaattatttgttgttttaattcttttttataaaattaaataatattatgtaatttttaattaattaattaataagtaattaataaacatataattatgatttcctttttaattaatttttgaaagttatattttgttacaaaacTATAAAGTAGTAACAACCAACAAGTCGTTTAAAAGAGATTTATTTATAAGCtaataagatatatttttggtagtgttttatttctttgtcaTAATCCAAAATACTAAAATGTGTTAGAAAGGCAAAAGCGTTGTCCTTTTCTTTGAAATTCATTTCTAATAACTTATTATAtcaatcataaattatttttatcaataaaatttatatatatatatatatatatatatatatatatatatataatattaggaTGTttcaattcatataaaaaattttgattttaatattaatattgcaGTTGAATCTACTTTTCTCGTGTAGGTTTTGTATATGAAATAATCTAGTACCGATTAAAGACAGAATAAGTCTCTCTTAACCATTTACATTACATATGCAAAATGGTACTATATTAAAACCATCATTTTGGTGTATTACCCAACGAAGATCACGTTTTTGAATATCCATCAATTGTTTCTTGTCATGTATTGTTTATATTCCATGAAGTCTTGTTGCTTGTTCAGTCAAGTGTTGAAGTTTTGGTGGAATTGACTTTCAATACAAAATGTCCGCGTTTGTTTCCATCGTACTCCAAATAGATAACaatgaattttataaactaaaatttaatatttaaaatactttttactataaataaaataatataagtgatatgtgaattagaatttaaattgatctctaaatattaattaaaactgaattttgatctctaaacttaattttatttaataattctttttgtaATATATCTTGACTAAATAGGTTGAGGTGAGTTGgttttaagataattatatttcaatacCATTTTCTTTCTAGCTAGAAGCAGTGGCAGACCTTTGTGGTAGCagggaggggccatggccccccccccccccaaaatttgatttttttttttttaaattttaggtattttaaatttttttatattatagatattagataatatattataaattaatgatgattaaattaaatattttatttcttttataaatataataattaatgttaataaataataaaatataaaatcaaacagaataaaaaataaataatacaaggATTTATCaagatgtttttattattatttttcattatggtttgacttttttataaatcgttttcatttcttattcttaaattttttttcttttgtttttgaagagaaaaatatttatttttttgttcttatttctcTTTGTTCTCTTTCATTCACGAGGAGGAAAAGAATTAGGTAattcttttatcttatttaatagtgaaatattagtttaataaattatttaataagtctcttttatattaatttttattttatgaacatagaagtaAAAGTATcttattgtgtgtttttttataaccggATGCTGTGTTTCATTATataacttgagtttctcacaaatcGTTCTCATCTCCCATTCtcacatattttcttttgtttcttaaagagaaaaagatctactatttttgctctcatataTAAGTTGTTGTCTTCTATTCtcgaaaaaataaagaagaaagtaaTTCTCTCGTATCACATGacagtgaaatattagtttaataattgtatattaatttatttaatgagcttgtatattaattttttattttatgaacataaaagaaaaaatattgtactgtgtattttttataactggatcttaagtgtggtttgattatcaacgaattttcttttgatatttacGTCTCTtagttttttattagattatgaaaatttattttttagtattttttttaaataggtatacaAATTCAAGTCttccatatatttatttgtaatcttttttataattatcgttatactaaattatgtattcatttttattatattagtgacaataattaaatgtataaattttaaacgtATTATTTTGACTCCCCCAACAATGTtgatcaagatccgccactggcTAGAAGTTGTATTTATCTGTAATGAATATAATCTCTGAATAATTCTAAAGTTCGGTAAACCAAATGCAGAGATTACAGcaagattgttttttttttttcaatcatgtacACAACATCATTATCATTTAGATAGTTACGTAACTGTATCTAtgattattaaaacaattaattggATTGGTAATTTATTCAACTAAAACTTTAGTTCATAAGAGTCTAGAggttgacaaaaaatatttcaagataattttattttaaatttttttataagaaatatttataaattttgttatgaaaagaaattacaaaaaattactatcaatttttttaaaatattttatataaaatattttttataaatattttataaaaaatatttgtaaattttataattctatagaaaataattatttaaaaaagaattatctatcgattaaaatttttagaatagatattaaaagaaattataattttttttaataaatttgtaaaagaaaaattcatataatatagaaaattttagTGATGAATGAATTCAAGGACAGTAATAAGAACATGAATTCCTATTTGTCAACTTTTGTAATGAAATCTAAGTAAAAGCCAAGTATAATTCTGCTGATGCAACATCTGCTTCTTGAAGTCATTGCCACAAgaacatttttatcatttttattagttatattataACAGCTGTTTATTGTGTGTccaagtttaaaaagaaaaaaagtacaaCAAAATTCTGGTAAGTAAGATTATGAATAGAAAAAACAACTTGAGCACATATGTAATATAATtaagcttggcttgaatttAGAAAACGTGCACTGCACGATATCATGATTCAGAACAGAAAACGACCGTGTTTAAGGAAATGATTATAAACGAAAAGTAAATGTTTTTACACTGTATAAATACTAATCAAACTTCTCTTTAAGGAAatgattataaaagaaaagtaaatgtTTTTACACTGTATAAATACTAATCAAACTTCTCCCAAGATATCTATCATATTCACTTCCTCTAAACCGTGGCTAAAGCAAGAGATAgtgttaaattgaaaaaaagtatCCAAATACTTACCATCACAAAAGGGTTTTTTCCAAGCAATGGAACATTCCCCTTCTCTTCTGTGGTCAAATCTTCAAAGCCTTTGGTTGTTTGTATCCTTTATCATTGTGCTAAAAGTTCTGATACCTAGCTTGACTCAGAAATGGTCCaagaaacaaaaaccaaaacttCCTCCAGGTCCCAAACCATGGCCTGTGGTGGGCAACCTTCCTGAGATGCTTGCAAACAAACCTGTTCATCGATGGATACACAATCTCATGAAACAAATGAACACTGAGATTGCATGCATCCGCCTCGGAAATACCTATGTTATCCCTGTCACATGTCCCACCATTGCCAGACAGTTTTTGAGTGAACACGATGCAACTTTTGCATCAAGATCACTAACCACTTGCACTGATCTCGTTAGTAGCGGGTATTTAACCACAATTTTAGTGCCATTTGGGGACCAatggaagaaaatgaagaaactCTTAACCACTGCTTTGCTTTCCTCACAAAATCACCTATTGCTCCATGACAAAAGGATTGAAGAAGCTGACAACACTATGTTCTATGTCTACAACAAAAGCAAAACTGTGAACAATGGTGTTACTGGCCTTGTGGACATCAGGAGTGTTGCAAGGCATTATTGTGGCAACGTTATGAGGAAAATCCTTTTTAATACAAGGTATTTTGGGAAGGGTAGAAAGGATGGAGGACCTGGTTTTGAGGAGGAAGAACATGTTGAGTCCGTCTTTGTTTTACTTAGGTATCTTTATGCTTTTTCTATTTCTGATTTTATCCCATGTTTGAGGAGACTTGACTTGGATGGACACCAGAAGAAGGTGAAGGAAGCTTTGAAAGTCATGAAGAAATATCATGATCCTATCATTCAAGAAAGAGTTAAACAATGGAATGATGCAGGAAAGATTGACGAAAAGGACTGGCTTGACATTTTGATCTCCTTGAAAGATGCCAACAATAATCCATTATTGACAATGGAAGAAATTAGTACACAAATTGTGGTAATATTTCTCTTCTCGCTTTGTGCTTTCATGAGCAATGAATTTTGGAAACCCTAGTCCTTTGCATTATCATATTTCACTTCTCTATGCTTCTTATTATTCATATTACGGATTGATGATTGGAAACCCATACTGAATCTTCCTTGAAGGAAATACTGATTGCAACAGTGGACAATCCATCAAATGCTTTTGAATGGGCACTAGCTGAAATGATAAACCAACCAAGTTTGCTCCAACGAGCCACTGAAGAATTGGACAGTGTGGTGGGAAAAGAGAGGTTGGTTCAAGAATCAGATATACCAAAGCTTAACTTTGTAAAGGCCTGTGCAAGAGAGGCTTTTCGCCTTCATCCCTTGGCAGCTTTTAATGTTCCGCATGTCTCAATGAGTGATACAACTGTGGGGAATTACTTCATTCCAAAGGGTAGCCATGTAATACTAAGTAGAAGAGAACTTGGAAGAAACCCAAAAGTGTGGAATGAACCCCTCAAGTTTAAACCAGAACGTCACCTTAATGGGTCTAATGTAGTTTTGACAGAACCAAATTTGAGATTCATATCGTTTAGCACAGGAAGGCGTGGTTGTCCTGGAGTAATGCTTGGGACCACAATGACCGTCATGTTATTTGCTAGGTTGCTCCATGGCTTCACTTGGACCGCACCATCCACTGTTTCAAAAATAAACCTAGCTGAGTCCAAGGATCAATTAAATCTTGCAGAGCCACTTATGGCAGTTGCTAAGCCCAGATTAGCACCACAATTATATCACCTTTAACTCACCGAAGCAACTAATATTGTTCCCAAAATCAAAGtgtcaaatatattatataaatgacTGTCGTGTCGTATGAAGAAGGAcatataaatgtttttctattatttttctttgttgtataTTCACGCCTCTTTGGCTTCTTTTGAGTGTATTCTTTTCAGATTCAATAAAGTCGTTTTTCTTCATGATTTCatgtttctcttctttctttcacaaattttatttcttctctCTTCTTAGAGGTTTGTTAAATACGTTTGCATATTCTTGgttatctgcttgtgtttacTGTTTGTAAATAAAGATATGTTAGttatatttaatcaaaataaatatttttataatttattaaaatgtagttcaatattttatataattatttgatttaagataaaaataaatatcttaaaagtTACATTTAATTAAACGCAAATTCTCTTAACACAAACTCAAAAGTCAGCAGATAAGTAATactaatataaatgtaaatggATTTGGAAGGAGAATGAATGGAAAACATATACTGTAAAGTCAGTATATACAAAGTGCAAGAATTTAACTACGCATGATAagttatgttatgattttaagaaaaaaatgtagtatataaaaatatggtgacacttttgtaattttacaagaattttttttaataataatcaattttaataacaaaaaagtgTTAATCACTGTAGTGACTCATCCAGATAtcaatctttaaaataaaaaaatattaattgctaaaataatcattattatgaataaatttaagaagattaatcattttttaatagtttatttgtgtatgtttattttaatatacatacattaaattttatgaatacaTTACAAAAAATCTTATTAGACACAACGGTTATTTGTGATATAAACTAATGCTTATGACTGTCATATTTTGTACTTATGTCGGATTTAGGTATTGCCATT
Coding sequences:
- the LOC114167543 gene encoding isoleucine N-monooxygenase 2-like, with the translated sequence MEHSPSLLWSNLQSLWLFVSFIIVLKVLIPSLTQKWSKKQKPKLPPGPKPWPVVGNLPEMLANKPVHRWIHNLMKQMNTEIACIRLGNTYVIPVTCPTIARQFLSEHDATFASRSLTTCTDLVSSGYLTTILVPFGDQWKKMKKLLTTALLSSQNHLLLHDKRIEEADNTMFYVYNKSKTVNNGVTGLVDIRSVARHYCGNVMRKILFNTRYFGKGRKDGGPGFEEEEHVESVFVLLRYLYAFSISDFIPCLRRLDLDGHQKKVKEALKVMKKYHDPIIQERVKQWNDAGKIDEKDWLDILISLKDANNNPLLTMEEISTQIVEILIATVDNPSNAFEWALAEMINQPSLLQRATEELDSVVGKERLVQESDIPKLNFVKACAREAFRLHPLAAFNVPHVSMSDTTVGNYFIPKGSHVILSRRELGRNPKVWNEPLKFKPERHLNGSNVVLTEPNLRFISFSTGRRGCPGVMLGTTMTVMLFARLLHGFTWTAPSTVSKINLAESKDQLNLAEPLMAVAKPRLAPQLYHL